In a genomic window of Xenopus laevis strain J_2021 chromosome 5S, Xenopus_laevis_v10.1, whole genome shotgun sequence:
- the ucn1.S gene encoding UI: MVLLTSSHLCVGYISLQPQQNLHHWTLLCLLLLSALYSTPPGTYTMKTALLTLLTCYLILTAYTGARPFDRIFDGHQLGLNGLLGDENAHALLYFLKEKNQREMERGDPHVQLRLSKSSLSTGRQDLVSAFNVIQTAFQEGIPDDFAKGFLEEFSDRLKREDPPISIDLTFHILRQMIEIAKTQNQKNQAEQNRIIFDNVGK, from the exons GTGCTACTGACGTCATCTCACCTGTGTGTGGGGTATATAAGCCTTCAGCCTCAGCAGAATCTTCATCACTGGACTCtcctctgcctcctcctcctctctgctCTTTATTCCAC GCCACCAGGAACATATACCATGAAGACTGCATTGTTGACACTGCTGACTTGTTATTTGATCCTCACGGCTTACACAGGAGCTCGACCCTTTGACAGAATTTTTGATGGCCACCAGCTTGGGTTAAATGGGCTGTTAGGTGATGAAAACGCACATGCACTCTTGTACTTcctaaaggaaaaaaatcaaagagAGATGGAAAGAGGAGACCCTCATGTTCAGCTTAGGCTCAGCAAAAGTTCCCTCTCCACAGGACGTCAGGATTTAGTTTCTGCTTTCAATGTGATACAAACTGCATTCCAGGAGGGCATCCCAGATGATTTTGCCAAAGGCTTTTTAGAAGAATTTTCTGATCGTTTAAAGAGAGAAGACCCTCCTATCTCCATAGACCTGACATTCCATATTCTCAGGCAGATGATAGAGATTGCCAAAACCCAAAATCAGAAGAACCAGGCTGAACAGAATCGAATTATTTTTGACAATGTGGGGAAGTGA